A window of Oscillatoria sp. FACHB-1407 genomic DNA:
ATTATTAAAGGACCAGTAAAATGGTTGGCGAAAAAGTGTTAGTGGTAGAAGATGAGCGAGTCGTCGCCAGGGATATTGAAAAACGACTTAAAAAGCTGGGCTATTTTGTTGTGGCTTCTGTTGCATCTGGTGAAGAAGCACTGCAAAAAGCAGCCGACCTGCGTCCTGATTTAGTATTAATGGACATCCAAATCAAAGGAGAGATGGATGGCATTGAAACGGCTGAACAAATCCGGACTGAGTTAGATATTCCAGTGATCTATTTAACCGCTTATGCCGATGAAGACACACTACAACGGGCAAAAGTAACAGAACCTTTTGGTTATATTGTTAAGCCTTTTGATGAGAGAGACTTGCATGTGGCGATCGAAGTCGCTCTACGAAGACGATTAGCTGAGGCGGCCGTTCGGGTTGCTCTTAAAAAAGAAAAAGAACTGAGCGAACTAAAGTCTCGTTTTTGGTCGATGGTGGTTCACGAATTTCGCAATCCGTTGGCTTCGATCCTATCGTCGGCTCAATTGCTGGAGCGACATGGACATGATTTAGTCGAAGAACGAAGGCGGGAATATCTGTACCTCATCCAAAATTCAATTCGTTCTTTAGACAGTTTGTTAAATGATATTTTGCACCTATCTCAAGCTGAGAGGCAGGTGTTGGAGTTTGATCCGCAACCTATCCAGCTAGAGAGTTTTTGCCAACAAACCATCGAAGAAATGCTGTTTAGTACTGGGTTCTCACACCAGATTATTTTTAATCCTCAGGGAAGCTTTAAAGATGTTTGTTTAGACCAAAAGTTGTTGTGGCATATTCTCACTAATTTGTTATCCAATGCGATTAAATATTCTCCTCAAGGAGGAGTTATTTATCTTGACGTCATTTGTCCTAACGGAGAGGTTATTTTTAGGATCAAAGACTCCGGCATCGGCATTCCACCAGAGGATCAACAACATCTATTTCAGCCGTTTCACAGAGCCGAAAATGTCGGCAGCATTCCGGGAACAGGGTTAGGGCTAACCATGGTTAAAAGCTGCTTAGACCTGCATCATGGAGAAATTTCCTTTGAAAGTGAAGTCGGTAGAGGCACGACATTTACGGTCAAACTGTTTTCAAGCTGTCGTGTGCCTAACTGATGTCAGGGATGGTTAATCAAACGGATTTGGCATGACTTAACAACATCTCTGGCAATTGCTCAAGGGTGCGTTGAAATGGAGTTGTGTCACCTAGACCCCGTGCTAATATCAATGCGCCTTGAATTTGTAGAATGGCATTTTGAGCGCGAGTGCGGGCTTCTGATGGCTCAATTTCAGCGTCGATCAATACCTGCGCCAGTGCCTCAAGCCAACCGTTAAGAGCCGCCTTCACTTGCTGCTGAAACAGGGTGTGGGAGTC
This region includes:
- a CDS encoding hybrid sensor histidine kinase/response regulator, which translates into the protein MVGEKVLVVEDERVVARDIEKRLKKLGYFVVASVASGEEALQKAADLRPDLVLMDIQIKGEMDGIETAEQIRTELDIPVIYLTAYADEDTLQRAKVTEPFGYIVKPFDERDLHVAIEVALRRRLAEAAVRVALKKEKELSELKSRFWSMVVHEFRNPLASILSSAQLLERHGHDLVEERRREYLYLIQNSIRSLDSLLNDILHLSQAERQVLEFDPQPIQLESFCQQTIEEMLFSTGFSHQIIFNPQGSFKDVCLDQKLLWHILTNLLSNAIKYSPQGGVIYLDVICPNGEVIFRIKDSGIGIPPEDQQHLFQPFHRAENVGSIPGTGLGLTMVKSCLDLHHGEISFESEVGRGTTFTVKLFSSCRVPN